ATCGCAAACAAGCTGAAATGGCTTTACAAGAAATCAATGAAAGGTTTCGGGCTACCTTTGAACAAGCTGCTGTGGGGATTGCCCAAAATAGCCTTGATGGCAAATTTGTGCGAGCCAATCAAAAATATTGCGACATTATGGGTTACTCAGAAGCCGAACTGCTACTAAAATCTTTTGCAGACATAACCCACCCTGAGGATAGAGAAAAGGACAATGAAAATACTAAACTTTTGTTCTCAGGAGAGTTGCAAACCTTTACGATGGAAAAGCGCTATATCCGTAAAGATGGTGAGATCGTTTGGGCTAATTTAGCAGTGTCTCTGGCGCGAGACTTTCTTGGAGAACCGCAGTATGTGATTGGTGTCGTTCAAGATATTAGCGATCGCAAACGGTCTGAGACGCAACTTCAGTCAGAGAGAATGCGTTTACAGCTAGCCCTTGAGTCTTCTGAGATGGGAACTTGGGAATCAAATCTCGAAACAGGGATTTGGTCAGCAAAAACAGAAGCTATTTTTGGCTACGCTGCTGGAACATTTCCTGGCGATCGCGAAGCCTTTTTGAAACTGGTTCATCTCGACGATCAAGAACAAGTATTTCAAGCTCTTTCCCATAGTTTTACCACACAATCCCCTTACAACATTGAATACCGTATTAATCGTCAAGATGGAGAAATGCGTTGGGTAGCAGTGAATGGGAAAGTAGTTGAGAACAAGAATGGGATTGGCTTACGGATGGTGGGTGTAGCGCGTGACATCACCGATCGCAAACAAGCTGAAATTATCTTACGACAGTATCAACGGATGGTAGAGATTGCTCCAGACGGTATAGCACTAGTTGACCGTAACTATACCTATCGTTTGCTCAATCAAGCCTATTTAGAACACAACGAACGGACATGGGAGGAGATGGTTGGGATATCGATTCAAGATGTCATGGGTGAGCATACATTTAAGACAGTTGTTAAACCAAGGTTTGATCGATGTCTTGCTGGTGAAACCATCGATTATGGAGAATGGTTCTATTTTGAGAAAGCAGGTAATCGCTTTGTCAATGCCACCTACTTTCCCTATTTTGAAATTGATGGCACGATTACAGGAGTAGTGATCATTAACCGAGAGGTGACTGAACGGCGAAAAGCCGAATTGTTGCTACAGGACAGCGAAGAACGATTACGTCTAGCCCTAACCGCCGCAAATCAGGGACTCTATGACCTGAACCCACAGACTGGAATTGCTATTGTTAGCCCTGAATATGCCACGATGCTGGGATATAGTCCTGATGAGGAATTTGCAGAAACTAATACTAAGTGGAAAGAGCGACTTCATCCCGATGATATAGAGCGAGTGGCAGCCACTTATCGCGCCTATGTCAATGGAGAAATTAGTATTTACAAGGTGGAATTTCGTCAACGCACTAAAAATGGTGAATGGAAGTGGATTCTCTCTATCGGTAAATTTGTGGAATGGGATGAGGCTGGACAACCTCTGCGGATGTTGGGAACACATACCGATATTAGCGATCGCAAAATAGCTGAAGAAAATCTTCAGGCTGAGCGCTCCCGATTACAACTAGCTCTAGATGCCGCCACAATGGGTAGTTGGAGTTGCAACCTTCAAACAGGACAACTATTCTGGTCAGATCGCGCTCAAGAAATCTTTGGCTTTATAGCTGGAACTTTTTCTGGCGATCGCGATACATTTATCTCGATGATTTATCCCGAAGACAGAGATCAGGTACTGCAAGCGATCTCTAGAACCTTTGAGACATCAGCCCCCTATCAAATTGAGTATAGAATCCAGAGGTTAGACGGGCAGATCCGTTGGGTTGCCGTTTGGGGCATCATTCCCCAGAACAATTCAATTTCGGATCGACTACTTATTGGTGTTATTGCGGATATCAGCGATCGCAAGCAAGCAGAACTAGAACGCGATCAACTATTACAGGAACTCTCCCAACTGAATAGCGAACTTGAACAAGCCAACCATCAACTTGAAGAATACTCACTAACCCTCGAACAGCGTGTAGAAGAAAGAACCAATGAACTTAAAAATGCTCAAGAGCGCATAGTTGCTCAAGAAAAGCTGGCTTCATTAGGAACTCTCACCGCAGGCATCGCCCATGAACTCCGTAACCCTCTTAACTTTGTCAAAAACTATGCTGAAGGCTCTATCGAACTGATTCAGGAATTGTTAGATACGCTGCAACCAATTCTTGCATCCCAAGAATCACAAACCGCATCTTTTGTCGAAACGACCATCATCGATTTGCAAGAGAACGCCTCTACCATCCATCGCCATAGCCTCCGTGCCGCAGAAATCATTAGTAGCATGATGGAACATGCCCGTAGCCAACCTGCTTCGATGCAGCCTACCCCCCTTAATAGCTTGCTGCATGAAGCGATGAAACTAGCCTGTTATGGCAAAAAACCACAGGATTTCAACTTTAATGTCAGTATTCATACCGACTATGATCCAAAAGTAAGTCTAGTTGATGTAATTCCTAATACTTTAACGCGAGCTTTTATCAACTTAATAGATAATGCCTGCGATGCGATGCGGTCTAAACAAGCTCAATTATCTTTAGATGAGACATCAATCAGTGCATATACGCCCAGCCTGAGAGTTTCCACTCAGCTTGTGGGAGAAACAGTACAAATTTGTATTCGTGATAATGGTTGTGGTATTCCCCCACAGATTCAATCTAAAATCCTTGATCCTTTCTTCACGACTAAACCACCTGGATCAGGGACTGGATTGGGGCTTTCACTTACCCATGACATTATAGTTAAGCAACATCAAGGCTCATTGAAGATTAGCAGTAAACTAAACGAGTTTACTGAGACTGCGATCACAATTCCTCTGCACTCACCAAATCTAAAAAGCTTTACTCTGGAGTAATACCAAATTAACGTGAGTTCGATATAGCCATTTGCGGCGTGCTTCGCACGCCGCAAATGGCGAAAAATGGTAAGAATCGCTTAGCGATTCTTACCATTTTTCGCTTTCGTCGAACTGACATCAAATTAAGAAATGGCTACGCTATTTCTTACAGCGCTTTGCGCTCAAGCCCAAACCAAAAAAATTGAAAGCGTTGCTTTGCTACGCTTTCAATTTTTTTGTGGTTCGTTTGATCGGTAATTGCTGTAACCCAAACTGAGGTTATTTACAGTCCTGTAGGTAAACCTGTGGGTTTACCCTTAACACTGGTGACAATCCTGCCCCAGCCCGCTTCACCACCACCATCCCAAAAAATTTGCTGCATGACAGTATAGCTATAGGGATCATAAGCACCGCCAACACCAACGTCATAACTATCACTAGCACCATGACGCGTCCCATAAGGATCGTGAACAAGCCAGACTTTTTTAACAGGATCATGCCCCACGATTACGCAAATATGACCGCTTCCTTTGTATGCAAATCCCACAACTACAGGAATATTTGCTTTTAGTGAAAGCAACACATCTTTTGCTGAAAGAGAATAGCTAAAGTAAGAGTTAATACCAAGTTCTCTCAAAGCCCATGTTTGAGCATCATGGTCTGTGGTATCGCCAAACTTACCCACCAGTCGCATATAGACTGACTCTGGTTCTGGAAATCCCTGTGCTTTCGCCATCGTTGTTAAGGCTCCATTTAGCACAAAGTCGGCTAGCATCGCATTACTAGTAGTGTTGCACTGCCGCCAACCAGGTCCAAAAATCGCCTGATCGTTGTCTAGTTGAGAACAATATTTAACTGGTAACTTGATGAGTTGATTGACATCCTCCCCTTCAATTTTGACATGAGGATCGTAGGCATAGACCTTTTGGAGTTGGGATTTGCCATCCAGTGCTGGAAAGGGTGAGGCTAGAGTTAGGAAAAGATGTTGATTGCGATCGGGACTATATTCAGTAACAAAAAATGTTCTCCCTTTTTTGATAAAGATTTTCTCGGAATCGGCTAAATCGGTTGAGCCAAGCAGTTTCTTTTTGAGAAAAGTATCCGCTTCGGCGATCGCTTTGGGCATAGGACAACCTCGGAATAAATGCGATAACGCTATAAATCATCGCATATCGTCATCTATAAATATAGTTAAAAACGCAAGAGAGAGTGGCAGCGTTTCACGCCGCCACTCTCTCTTGCGTTTTGGTTTAGCACAAATATTGGGTAATCTCCTGAGGAGAGTTAGCGATCAAATCGACACCATGAAGTTTTAGCTCTTCTTCAGTGCCATAACCATAGGTCACACCGATCGCTAAGAGTTGATTTTTCTTCGCCCCGATCGCATCATGGGAGCGATCGCCTATCATCACTGTTTTAGCAGGAATCAGATTTTCAGTGAGCAGAATATGGCGGATTAGCTCTGCCTTATCACTACGAGTGCCATCTAGTTCACTGCCATAAATGCCATCAAATAGAGAATTCAGATCAAAATGTTCAATAATCCGTTTAGCAAACACATGGGGCTTGGATGTGGCAATGTAGGTTTGATAACCTGCGGTACGAATCGAGTTTAGAGTTTCAGGGATTTGGGGATAGAGAGCATTTTCAAATAAGCCCACGGTGGCAAAGCGATCGCGATAAAGGGTAATGGCGCGATCGATTAAGACTTTATCTGTAGTTTGCAGTAACTTCGTAAAACTAACTGTTAATGGGGGGCCAATGCACCAAAGCAGTTGATCTGTTTC
This genomic stretch from Pseudanabaena galeata CCNP1313 harbors:
- a CDS encoding PAS domain S-box protein, which gives rise to MSSPTIVCVDDEYSVLLEMRTQLKRYFPNYAIAIAESGAEAITLVKNLLANGIEIPLVIVDQLVPDMSGEQVLIELHGRHPEILKIMLTSQASNEDVSNLIDRVNLYRFLPKPWNAIDLQLTVTEALRRYQQDRQLITQKLELEQAKRELERLHSSLEQHIQEHTQQLRQNEKQLLGEAQQRALINTLPDLIMRVNRKGMYLDFIVPTTFPLLGDAQALIGTRVEDTLPPDLAARRMKAVHDALQTREIQIYEQELWVDGVLQAEECRVVAYGEDDVLIVGRDISDRKQAEQALKKSEEIAKEREQQLSSLLNNIPHIAWLKDRDGRFLAVNEPFAQACGYPSSQLIGLTDLDIWPHELAEAYRRDDREVINLGKQKHVEEHLLTADGTYRWIETIKSPVINDFNESIGTAGIAMDITDRKQAELAFQGLMHSTASVTGQEFFPELVRQIAIALDVSHVYLAQQVGDRLETIAWYANRQLQTNFVYQIADTPCELTLSEGKYYCSSVKQTFPHDQNLVGVDVDSYLGVALQNSAGKKIGLLCVLNRQPLANPDRAEMLLHIFGARAIAEIERMQVLEDLQKLNEELEHRVQKRTQELSETHNFLEAIIENLPVALFVKNGREERFGEFMLWNNTSERMFGFTKEQAIGKTLYDYFPKEQSDFFKQKDHSSFKGRKREDIAEEFIDSRSLGRRILHTIKVPMFDEHGNPDYLVCISEDITDRKQAEMALQEINERFRATFEQAAVGIAQNSLDGKFVRANQKYCDIMGYSEAELLLKSFADITHPEDREKDNENTKLLFSGELQTFTMEKRYIRKDGEIVWANLAVSLARDFLGEPQYVIGVVQDISDRKRSETQLQSERMRLQLALESSEMGTWESNLETGIWSAKTEAIFGYAAGTFPGDREAFLKLVHLDDQEQVFQALSHSFTTQSPYNIEYRINRQDGEMRWVAVNGKVVENKNGIGLRMVGVARDITDRKQAEIILRQYQRMVEIAPDGIALVDRNYTYRLLNQAYLEHNERTWEEMVGISIQDVMGEHTFKTVVKPRFDRCLAGETIDYGEWFYFEKAGNRFVNATYFPYFEIDGTITGVVIINREVTERRKAELLLQDSEERLRLALTAANQGLYDLNPQTGIAIVSPEYATMLGYSPDEEFAETNTKWKERLHPDDIERVAATYRAYVNGEISIYKVEFRQRTKNGEWKWILSIGKFVEWDEAGQPLRMLGTHTDISDRKIAEENLQAERSRLQLALDAATMGSWSCNLQTGQLFWSDRAQEIFGFIAGTFSGDRDTFISMIYPEDRDQVLQAISRTFETSAPYQIEYRIQRLDGQIRWVAVWGIIPQNNSISDRLLIGVIADISDRKQAELERDQLLQELSQLNSELEQANHQLEEYSLTLEQRVEERTNELKNAQERIVAQEKLASLGTLTAGIAHELRNPLNFVKNYAEGSIELIQELLDTLQPILASQESQTASFVETTIIDLQENASTIHRHSLRAAEIISSMMEHARSQPASMQPTPLNSLLHEAMKLACYGKKPQDFNFNVSIHTDYDPKVSLVDVIPNTLTRAFINLIDNACDAMRSKQAQLSLDETSISAYTPSLRVSTQLVGETVQICIRDNGCGIPPQIQSKILDPFFTTKPPGSGTGLGLSLTHDIIVKQHQGSLKISSKLNEFTETAITIPLHSPNLKSFTLE
- a CDS encoding C39 family peptidase, with translation MPKAIAEADTFLKKKLLGSTDLADSEKIFIKKGRTFFVTEYSPDRNQHLFLTLASPFPALDGKSQLQKVYAYDPHVKIEGEDVNQLIKLPVKYCSQLDNDQAIFGPGWRQCNTTSNAMLADFVLNGALTTMAKAQGFPEPESVYMRLVGKFGDTTDHDAQTWALRELGINSYFSYSLSAKDVLLSLKANIPVVVGFAYKGSGHICVIVGHDPVKKVWLVHDPYGTRHGASDSYDVGVGGAYDPYSYTVMQQIFWDGGGEAGWGRIVTSVKGKPTGLPTGL
- a CDS encoding HAD family hydrolase — translated: MDTVLFDLDGTLTDPKIGITTCILYALNQLGYELPETDQLLWCIGPPLTVSFTKLLQTTDKVLIDRAITLYRDRFATVGLFENALYPQIPETLNSIRTAGYQTYIATSKPHVFAKRIIEHFDLNSLFDGIYGSELDGTRSDKAELIRHILLTENLIPAKTVMIGDRSHDAIGAKKNQLLAIGVTYGYGTEEELKLHGVDLIANSPQEITQYLC